The Streptococcus oralis genome segment AACAAGAACTAATCTCATTAACTGATGTGGCAAGGTCAAACGTCCAAAACTAACAGAAAGATTCGCTCGATACTTCACAGCAGGGGATAGTCCCAGACTTCCACCAATAATAAATGTAAGGGTAGAAAATCCCTTTATAGAAGCCTGTTCCAGCTGTCTACTGAATTCTTCTGAAGAGAGAGTTTTTCCTTCAATTGCCAACACAACAACAAAATCTCTTTCTCCAACTTTAGAAAGAATTCGATTTCCCTCTATTTCTAATATTTTGTGATTTTCTGACTTACTTGCCTTATCTGGAGTTTTTTCATCAGCTAACTCAATGATTTCTACAGTGGCAAAACGAGATATACGTTTAGTATATTCAGCAATGCCATCTTTAAGGTATTTTTCCTTCAGTTTTCCAACTGTTACAATTTTTATTTTCATTCTTCTATTCTATCATATCCACACTTTATTTCACATCTTATTCACAAAGAATCATCTAGAAAAACTAGCAAATTCACAGAAAAAAGCGAGTTATCCACAACTTGTGTAAAACTTCTACATTTAAGCTTGAATTAAGTTAATAGATTTATACTTTAACCAAATAAAAAACAAACGGAGGCGTTTATGAAACACTTACAAACATTTTACAAAAAAGGAGTTACCTTTCTTATCATCATTCTGATAGGATTTTTGAGTGGTGCTCTGGGAAGTTTTGTGACACTGCAACTTTATCAGAAGCAAGGAAGTCAAGCAACAAATAACACTACAAACACTGTTACTCAGACTTCCTATAAAAATGAAAATGCAACTACTCAGGCCGTTAATAAGGTAAAAGATGCCGTTGTGTCGGTTATCACTTACTCAGCAAATCGACAAAATAGCGTTTTTGGAAATGACGAAACAGATACGGATACCGACTCTCAACAAGTAGCAAGTGAAGGTTCTGGTGTTATTTACAAAAAGAATGGGAAAGATGCCTACCTTGTGACAAATACCCACGTTATTAAAGGAGCTTCAAAAGTTGATATCCGTTTAGCAGACGGTACAAAAGTTCCTGGTGAAATTGTCGGTTCTGATACGTTCTCTGATATTGCTGTCGTAAAAATTTCTTCAGAAAAAGTCACAACCGTAGCAGAATTTGGAGATTCTAGCAAACTAAATGTTGGTGAGACTGCAATCGCAATTGGTAGTCCTCTAGGATCCGAATATGCCAATACAGTTACCCAAGGAATCATTTCAAGTCTCAATCGAAATGTCTCTCTAAAATCTCAAGATGGTCAAGCGATTTCTACAAAAGCTATTCAGACAGATACGGCCATTAACCCTGGTAACTCTGGTGGTCCACTGGTAAATATTCAAGGACAAGTCATCGGTATTACATCAAGTAAAATTGCAAGTAATGGTGGAACCTCTGTCGAAGGTCTTGGTTTTGCAATCCCATCAAATGATGCTCAAAATATTATTAAACAGCTTGAAAGTGATGGTAAAGTGACTCGCCCTGCTCTTGGAATTCAAATGGTTAATTTAACTAATATCGGAGCTAGTGATCTTAGAAAACTCAATATTCCAAGTAGCGTAACTTCTGGTGTAGTGGTAAAATCTGTTCAAAGTAATATGCCTGCATCTGGTCACCTTGAAAAATACGACGTTATTACCAAAGTTGACGACAAGGAGATTTCTTCGTCAACAGATTTACAGAGTGCTCTTTACAACCATTCTATCGGAGACACCATTAAAATCACCTACTATCGAAATGGGAAAGAGGATACTACGACTGTTAAACTAGATAAAAGTACAAGTGATTTAGAATCTTAATTGACATCAGTGTAAAGAAAACTTTACATATAATAAAAGATATGTTAGTGTAGAATCATGGAAAAATTTGAAATGATTTCTATCTCGGAAATACAAAAAAATCCCTATCAACCTCGAAAAGAATTTAATGCAGATAAACTAAGGGAATTGGCTGAGTCAATCAAAGAAAATGGGGTCATCCAACCCATCATCGTTCGTCAATCTCCTGTAATTGGTTATGAAATCCTTGCAGGAGAAAGACGATATCGGGCTTCTCTCTTAGCTGGTCTCACTTCTATTCCAGCCGTTGTGAAGCACCTCTCAGATCAGGAAATGATGATTCAGTCTATCATTGAGAATTTACAGAGAGAAAACTTGAATCCAGTTGAAGAGGCACGCGCCTATGACTCTTTAGTTGAAAAAGGATATACCCATACCGAAATAGCAGATAAAATGGGAAAATCTCGTCCTTATATCACTAATTTTATTCGTTTGCTTTCCCTACCAGAGCATATCTTATCTGAAGTAGAAAATGGAAAAATTTCTCAAGCTCATGCACGCTCACTAGTTGGTTTGGATAAAGAGCGACAGGAATATTTCTTTCAACTAATCAAAAATGAAGACATCTCTGTGAGAAAGTTAGAAAC includes the following:
- the rlmH gene encoding 23S rRNA (pseudouridine(1915)-N(3))-methyltransferase RlmH, producing MKIKIVTVGKLKEKYLKDGIAEYTKRISRFATVEIIELADEKTPDKASKSENHKILEIEGNRILSKVGERDFVVVLAIEGKTLSSEEFSRQLEQASIKGFSTLTFIIGGSLGLSPAVKYRANLSVSFGRLTLPHQLMRLVLVEQIYRAFTIQQGSPYHK
- a CDS encoding S1C family serine protease, whose protein sequence is MKHLQTFYKKGVTFLIIILIGFLSGALGSFVTLQLYQKQGSQATNNTTNTVTQTSYKNENATTQAVNKVKDAVVSVITYSANRQNSVFGNDETDTDTDSQQVASEGSGVIYKKNGKDAYLVTNTHVIKGASKVDIRLADGTKVPGEIVGSDTFSDIAVVKISSEKVTTVAEFGDSSKLNVGETAIAIGSPLGSEYANTVTQGIISSLNRNVSLKSQDGQAISTKAIQTDTAINPGNSGGPLVNIQGQVIGITSSKIASNGGTSVEGLGFAIPSNDAQNIIKQLESDGKVTRPALGIQMVNLTNIGASDLRKLNIPSSVTSGVVVKSVQSNMPASGHLEKYDVITKVDDKEISSSTDLQSALYNHSIGDTIKITYYRNGKEDTTTVKLDKSTSDLES
- a CDS encoding ParB/RepB/Spo0J family partition protein — protein: MEKFEMISISEIQKNPYQPRKEFNADKLRELAESIKENGVIQPIIVRQSPVIGYEILAGERRYRASLLAGLTSIPAVVKHLSDQEMMIQSIIENLQRENLNPVEEARAYDSLVEKGYTHTEIADKMGKSRPYITNFIRLLSLPEHILSEVENGKISQAHARSLVGLDKERQEYFFQLIKNEDISVRKLETLLTEKKQKKQKKSDSFIKDEEDKLQKLLGLNVEIKLSKKDTGKIVISFSNQEEYDRIINSLK